The nucleotide sequence AAAATCGTTGGCGACTATTGCCAAGGAGCAAGGCGTAGAAGCGAATGACGTCATCAAGCTCTTGGTAGGTCAGCACGGAGCCAAGCTAAAAGAAGCAGTAGCGGCAGGCAAGCTCACACAGGAGCAAGCAGACAAGCGCAGCGAGGAATTGACAGCGATGGTGCAAAAGATGGTGGATGGCAGCTTTGAAAAAGTCGTTTTCCCTAGACATGAAAAAGAGGAAAAAGACCAGGAGGAAACCATGTAGAAAAGTCAGCAGGTGGGAGCTAACCCCATCTGCTTTTCTATTTTCTCGGGATTGGTCGATGAGGGCCGATTTGTACATAAAAACCAACGTGCGAATGAGGTGAAAGGACAATCCGCGAATTGACACACAGCGGGAAAACACGATACATTCAGAGTAACTTATTGAATGAGGTGGCATGCTTTACATGAAGAAACCGTCTAACGAAGTTTTGTACCAGGAAGCATCGACCTACAAAGACATGCTCCTGCGAAAAAGCTGGAAAATGCGCATTAACGAGACTGTCATGTTTGTGCTGGGGATGATGATACTCGCTCAATTTTTCCCGACCAATGACACGAGATTCAAGGTGCTTGTTTTCGCCATTGCCATTGCTGTTGTTGGATTGTCTCCGTTTATGTACAAATCGGTATTGCGTCCGGTGTACAAGCTAACCAAGACCCACCTGATTATATCCATGTCAGGGCAGGAAAAGAGCTACCCGTTGTCTGAAGTCGAGCAAATTTATGAAGGCCGTCATTTTTATCGTGTAGGCGGCAAAAAGGAATCACTGATGGTTTCCAGGCAATTTCTCAGTCATTTAAATGAGCGCTTGTTTTACTATAAAAAAGGGAACAAGAGGAGATAGGAATGAAATCGTTTTGTCGTGACACTTGGGTAGAGGTTGATTTGGATGCCATCCGGGCGAACCTCGAGACATTCAAACGCCATTTGCCAGAAAAAACGGGTATTATGGCTGTTGTGAAAGCAGACGGGTATGGTCATGGCGCTGTCCATGTCGGAAAAGAAGCGTTGGCGAGCGGTGCAGATTCACTTGCAGTCGCATTGCTCGATGAAGCGCTTATTTTGCGGAGGGCAGGGATCACAGCGCCGATTTTGGTGTTGGGATACACACCTGTCGAATCCATTGTCACTGCAAGCGAGCTGGAAGTGGAGTTAACTGCTTACAGCGTCCAATGGATCACGGAAGCGAACGACATTCTTCAGAAAAACGATCACAAGACTGTCGGGATTCATGTGAAGACCGATACGGGCATGGGACGTTTGGGCGTTCGGACAAAGGAAGATTTACTTGCCGTTGTAGGTGCCCTTGAAGAATGCTCTAAGCTTAAGTGGACAGGCATTTTTACGCATTTTGCCTGCGCGGATGAACCAGATACAACCCATGTGCGACGACAACACGACTTGTTTCAATCCTTTTTGCAAGCACTGCGTGAAGCAAATAAAACTTTGCCGACCGTTCATTGCTGCAATACGGCTGCGGCTATCGCATTTCCCGATTGGGGGTATGATACGATTCGTTTAGGCATAGGTTTATACGGATTGTATCCTTCTGTGTACATGAAAGAACGTGCGGATGTCATTCTTACCCCCGCCCTGGCGCTCAAGACGAGAATTGCCCACGTAAAGAAGGCAGATGAGCCATTCACGGTCAGCTATGGTGCTACGTATGCAGCAAGGCCTGACGAGTGGATTGCAACGCTGCCGATCGGATACGCAGATGGCTATTCTCGCCTTTTGTCCAATCGTGGCGAGGTTTTGTACAATGGATCGCGCTACCCGATTGCAGGCAGAGTTTGTATGGATCAAATCATGGTCAGCCTGAATTCGACAGAAGCAGCGGTCAATGATGAGGTCGTCTTGTATGGTAAGCAGGGTGACGAGGAAATCTCCTTGGATGAAATTGCCGAATTGCTGGGAACAATCAATTACGAGGTTCCTTGTATGCTGAATTACCGAATTCCGCGCCTCTATTTGCGCGACCAGAAAGTAATTGACGTATTTCACCCATTGACGATGAAGTACTCGTCCCGTGAAAATGTAAATAACTAGCAAGGAAAATCAGCAGGAATTTTCCCGTGGAACACGAATACTAGTTAAGCGAAAAAGCTGGCTTTTTTGGGTAAACGAAGTCTTCACCTGCACCTTTAGATTGTTTACACTCACGTTTTCTCACCGAAAAAGCGACAGTAGGTATATTTTTGCAATGGATTCGACATAATGGTATTGTTCATATTGGCTGTTCTTTCTAGAACCAGCATAGCGGATGGAAGTTACGGTCATGGTTGGAGGTGGATTTGTCTTGTCGAAGTCAAACACGAAACGCATCATGATCAGCTTGCCACAACACTTGCTTCAGGAAGTGGATGGCGTTATTCAAAAGGAAAAATCCAATCGCAGCGAGTTTATTCGTCAAGCGATGCATTTGTATTTGAAAGAGCGAAAAAAACGCACAATCCGTGAGACCATGCAAAAAGGGTACATGGAGATGGCGAAGATCAATCTGAATATGGCATCGGAGGCTTTTGGCGCTGAAGAAGAGGCTGACCATACTCTTGTCCGCTTAGTTAGCGGGGTGTGACTGGTGATTGTCAAACGTGGCGATGTGTTTTTCGCGGACCTGTCCCCGGTCGTTGGCTCTGAGCAAGGAGGCGTACGGCCTGTTTTAGTCATTCAAAACGACATTGGAAATCGATTTAGTCCGACGGTCATCGTCGCAGCCATTACGGCGCAGATTCAAAAGGCGAAGTTGCCTACGCATGTGGAAATTGACGCAAAAACTTATGGATTTGATCGTGACTCCGTTATTCTGTTGGAACAAATACGAACCATTGACAAACAACGTCTAACTGATAAAATAACGCATCTCGATGACGAGATGATGGATCGGGTTAATGAATCCTTGCAAATCAGTTTAGGACTCATTGATTTTTAACGTGTGAAAAAAGATCAGATGATAGGAAAAGCCACTTGAGTGAAGCAAGTGGTTTTTTGCTGTCAAATTTGCAGGGATTTTATAGGTGCACAGCGAACTGTTCGAAATGAGAATATAAGACAAAAAGTGACACAATATGATTTATTTTTCGAGGTAGAGAAAAAACTCATTTCTACCTACCAAGCGAGGCGGAAGGGGTTTTTTTGGTTGTGGCAGACTATTCTCCTGAGACAATCAATATAGAACAAGAATCAGACATTGTGACGGCGCGGCAAGTGGGGCGAAATATGTCGAAGTTGTTTTGCTTTGGCACGATCACGCAGTCCCGCATCGCCACGTCAATCTCTGAATTGGCTCGCAATATTTATTTGTATGCGGGTACGGGGACGATCACGATTTCGCCGATTGAACGCGGAGGAGTGATCGGCTTGCAAATAACAGCGAATGACAGCGGTCCAGGGATTCCTGATATTCGCCAGGCGTTAGATGATGGCTATTCGACTTCAGGTGCCCTCGGGGCCGGATTGCCGGGTGTCAGGCGCATGATGGATGAATTTGAGATCCACAGTACCCTTGGTGAAGGGACGCGTGTCGTTGTTGTGAAGTGGAGCGATCAAGCAAAGGAGGAATGAGATAAATGGTAACCCGGAGCTTCCAAGAAGAGTATGTAAAAATTCTTCGGGATTACCTGAGTGCTCAAGGGGAAGACCAGCTCTACGGAGCCCAGCAGTTGGGCAAATGGATGCTTTCTCGAGATATTTCGCCAGAAGAAATTACTGATTTGCATGCGCAAGCGCTTGAGCAGCTCGGGGAAGTGCCTGAGTTTGTGCGCTCCTCCTTCTCCATTTTGACAGAGGTCATGATTGAATATGGGAACGAGCATCGATCCGTAAATAGCTGGCGCAATCGGCATCAGCAGATGGAATCAGAAATAGCCGTGGCAAAAGCGATGCAGCAATCACTTTTGCCAAGTGAGGTTCCAGTCTATCCAGAGCTGGAGATTGGCGTAGTGAGTGTTGCCGCGAAACAAATCTCGGGTGACTATTACGACTTCATTGAACAAACCGAAGGGCGTTTCGGCGTCGCCATTGCAGACATTACCGGAAAAGGAATGCCTGCTGCGATGTGTATGTCGATGGTGAAATATGCGATAGACAGCCTTGGACAAATGGAGCTGGGTCCCGATGAAATGCTGCACCATTTAAACCGGATCGTGGGAAGAAATATTGATCCGAGCATGTTTGTGACGATGATGTTTGGCAGTTACGACTCGAAGGAACACTGCTTTCGTTATGCGATGGCAGGACACGAGCCAGGATTTTTGTACAGGTCAGCCGAAGGGAAGTTTTACGATCTCGAAGGGCGAGGGAATGCACTCGGTTTACGCCCAAACAGTGAATACGAGGTTCAGGAGATTTATTTAGAAATAAATGATGTTCTGATTCTTCTGACGGATGGTGTAACAGAATGCAAAAATAACCGATATTATTTGCAAAGGGAAGAGCTTGTACACCATTTGCAAAAAGAGGTTGGCGAATCTGCCCAAAAGATGGCAAACGGCCTGTACAATAGACTGCTTCTGCTCTCCCAGTTTGACCTGCTGGATGATTACACCATGATTGTACTTCGAAGAACCTAAGCAACGTACGGGGGGAGACGCAGATGGACCTGTTGATTAAGACAACGAGCCTTGAAACTGAGTACCGAGTGGTCCTTGGTGGAGATATTGATGCTTTTACAGCACCGAAAGTAAAGGAAACACTCATGTCACTCGTCACCAAGCCGGATATCAATCGCATTACGGTTGATTTGGAAGCAGTAGAATACATGGACAGTACCGGAATTGGAATTTTCATCGGGATTATGAAAGAGTGCATCCAACGAAATCGTACATTTGAGGTGCACAAATTGTCTCCGCGTGTGGAAAGGCTATTTCGCATTACTGGCTTATACGATCATATTGCCATCCGCAAAGGAGAGAGCGAGTAATGGGTCCAAATAGACCTGAGGCAGACGTGATTCAATTGACTTTGCCAAGCAAGGCGGAGTATTTGGGAGTAGCTCGTCTGACTGTATCCGGTGTAGCCAACCGTATGGGCTTTTCTTATGACGAGATCGAGGATATCAAGCTTGCCGTCGGAGAAGCATGCACGAATGTAGTAAGACATGCATACAAGGAAACAGAGAATCCTGGCTCCATTCATATCCAATGCCACGTTTTTGAAGATCGATTGGTGATCGAGGTAAGCGATCAGGGGGTTGGATTTTCAAATGAGCTCATTGCTGAGCAACTGACGCCGATTTATGCAGGGAAAAGCATAGAGGATTTGGATGAGGGTGGGCTCGGGCTCTATCTCATTCACACGCTTATGGATGAGGTGGAGACTCGCTCTGAATCAGGGGTAGTAGTCTCCATGACCAAGTATGTTCGGCAGGATGGGGTGGCTGGCAATGACTGGACAATCTCGGAAGCAGAAATATAGTCCAGAGGAGTTGAAGGAGCTCATCCACCTGTATGGTGAAACAAAAGATCCTGCGATACAGGAACAACTGGTGAGGGCCTATACTCCTCTTGTGGAATCGTTAGCGAAGAAGTTTGTTCGCGGACAAGTCATGTATGAAGACCTCGTGCAAGTCGGATTAATCGGCCTGCTTGCTTCCTTTCGTCGGTTCGACCCTAGCTTTGAGCGGACATTTGAGAGCTTTGCGATCCCGACCATTGTAGGGGAGATTAAGCGTTATATTCGGGACAAGACATGGAGTGTCTATGTTCCGCGCAGGGTTAAGGAGCTGAGCCCGAAGATCAAACGGGTGGTCGACGAGCTCACGATCAAGCTGCAGCGTTCTCCCCAAATTGCGGACATTGCCAACAGCCTCGGCGTTACAGAGGAAGCAATTCTGGAAACGTTGGAGATGGGGCGCAGCTATCATTCTCTCTCTATGGACAGCGAGCTGGAAGCGGATCTGGATGGCAACACCATTTCTTTACTCGACCTAGTGGGGACGACAGAAGAGGGGTACGGAGCAGTCGAGCAGAATCTGATGCTGGAGCGGGCCCTGCAAATTTTGGATCACCGTGAAAAAGAAATTATTCAATTAACTTTTTATCAAAATTTGAGTCAGAAACAAGCTGGGGACATCATGGGGATGTCGCAGATGCATATTTCCCGCCTTCAGCGCAGGGCGTTGGGCAAGCTGAGAGAAGCATTGAAAGTGGAACAGCTAGAAACCGTGACGTAGAGGGGCCAAGTGGCTCCTCTTTTTTCTTCCCTTTTTCCAGTCCTTGTTAGCAAATGTGGTACAATAAACGACGAAGAATGAGCGCAGGAGGACAGGTATGGAGCTTACGTTGATGATCCAGACAATCGCCCAAGATACGGGTGTCAAACCTCACCAGGTGGAGCGCACGGTTGCCCTTTTGGATGAAGGAAACACGGTTCCTTTTATTGCCCGCTACCGCAAAGAAATGACGGGGCAGCTAGATGAAACACAAATTCGAGCGATTGAGGAACGCGTTCGCTATTTACGCAACCTGTCAGTGCGGAAGGAAGAAGTCGTTCGGCTCATCGATGAGCAAGGCAAGCTGACGGACGAGCTGCGCACAGCAATTGAACGTGCGACAAAGCTCCAAGAGGTAGAGGACCTGTACCGCCCTTACCGCCAAAAACGCCGCACGCGTGCAACCATGGCCAAGGAGAAGGGACTAGAGCCGCTTGCCAACTACCTCATGAGCTTACCGAAAACGGGGAATCCGGAAGAAGAAGCAAAACTATACATCAACCCGGAAAAAGGCGTAGAGACGACTGAGCAAGCTCTGCAAGGAGCAATGGACATTGTGGCGGAAATTCTGTCTGATGACCCAGAAATTCGCCAGTGGGTCCGCCAGCGCTCGGTTCAAAAAGGATTGCTTCTGACGGAGCAGAAAGCCGAAGAAGCAGACGAGAAAAATGTATACCAAATGTATTACGCATATAGTGAGCCTCTGAAAAAGGTCGTTCCACATCGGGTACTGGCCATCAATCGGGGAGAGAACGAAGGTATTTTGAAGGTTTCTATTGAAGCGCCTGTCGCAGAGATTTTGGCTTGGATGCAAAAACGCATACTTCCTCGTGATACCGTTGCCCGCGATCTGCTAACATTGACAGTCGAGGACGCGTATAAACGTCTGATAGCCCCTTCTATTGAACGAGAGGTGCGCGCTGAGCTGACAGAGGCAGCCGAGGAACGTGCTATTCACATCTTTGCAGAAAACCTGCGCAATTTGCTGCTTCAACCGCCTGTAAAAGGAAAAGTCGTACTTGGGGTTGATCCGGCGTTTCGAACAGGCTGCAAGCTCGCCGTTGTAGACGAAACCGGCAAACTGCTGGAGGTTGCCGTCGTTTATCCGACCCCTCCGGCCAATAAAGTGGCTGAAGCTACAGTGAAAGTGAAGCAGTTGATCGAAACCTATGGAGTTACGGTTGTTGCGATTGGGAACGGTACAGCTTCGCGGGAGACAGAACAGTTCATTGCCACGCTACTGAAAGAGCTGAAGCGAGAGGTAATGTACATCATCGTGAACGAGGCAGGTGCATCCGTGTATTCCGCATCTACCCTGGCCAAGGAAGAATTCCCGGACCTGGATGTAGCAGAGCGAAGTGCGGCCTCTATTGCACGTCGCTTGCAGGACCCGCTCGCTGAGTTGGTCAAAATCGATCCGAAGTCCGTCGGGGTCGGTCAGTACCAGCACGATGTTTCACAATCGAGGCTGGCAGACAGCCTACAGTTTGTGGTTGAGTCTGCCGTAAACCATGTCGGAGTAGATGTGAATACCGCTTCCCCTTCTCTATTGCAGTATGTATCAGGGATCAGCCGTCAAGTAGCAGGGAATATCGTGAAAAAACGGGACGAGATCGGGAAGTTCACGGAACGCTCCCAACTGAAGGCAGTTCCGCGCTTGGGTGCCAAAACGTATGAGCAGTGCATCGGGTTTCTCCGTGTGATGGATGGAGCGAATCCACTGGACAAAACACCGATTCACCCGGAATCGTACGATGCGACACACCAGTTATTGTCGATGCTGGGCATTAGCGCTCAGGAGATCGGCAGTGAGAACTGCAAGGAACGCGTGCAGTCTTTGGATGTAAAAGAGACCGCTGCGAAGCTCGGGATTGGTGAGCCTACGCTGCAAGACATTGTGGACAGCCTCTTGCGTCCTGGTCGCGACCCGCGTGACGAGCTGCCAAAACCACTCTTGCGAAGTGATGTCCTCCAGTTGTCTGATCTGAGTGTGGGCATGAAGCTGCAAGGGACTGTGCGCAACGTGGTCGACTTCGGAGCGTTTGTGGATATTGGTCTGAAAAACGACGGTCTCGTGCACATTTCCCGTTTGAAGAAGGGCTTTGTGAAACATCCACTTGAAGTGGTGACTGTTGGCGATATCGTAGATGTATGGGTAGTAGAAATTGACGAGAAACGTCAGCGTGTAGGGATGACCATGATCGCGCCAACGGAAGGATAAGAATGAACTAAAAGGCGGCCTCCTGTCAGTCAGGGCGGCCGCCATTTTTTTCTAAATATAAGAACCAGCAACTGTTGAGCACACGAATTTGGCGAACGTCCTTTCCATTAAAGGCACGTTGCAACTGCCTGCGCATCCATTGTGGCATGAAAGTACCTCCTGGAGAGATTCGTCTATAGGCAATGTATGCGCCGAGACGAGCAGGAGGTGCCTACAATTTTCATTTACTCTTCTTCTTCGTGCAAATATTCCAATTGGGCTTGCAGGGCACGAATCTCTGTCAATAAAGAGATGAGTGGATACTCTGTCTCTTGTAGGGCAGCGAAGCGGCGCTCCAGACCACTGACGTACTCCAGACCATCCACGATCGAAAGCTCGTTTCCTAACCGTTCCACATCCGCACAGTCTGCCAGAACCGTAGGCAATTCTGGGCGCTCTGTGATCGTCAATTTGTCAATTTCCTTGTAAAGTCGTTTCAATAGAGCGATTAATTGATACATATGCGTTTCGGGCAACGAGACAAACTGTAGTCCGTCACTGGACTGCAATAACAAATAGCGCATGAGCTCCTCCACCATTCTGTCTATCGTTTAAACGGTCACAACCATTTATTTGCACATAGTGTAGCCTATCTGTCTGGCACTTTTCAACTGGAACTGCTATGGTGAAAAGAAGGAAGCGGAGGAGATGAGATGACCGATTCGGAACTGCAAATGCTGGTAGAGCAGATATCCAGCGAATTTTTTGCCAAGCCCTTTCGCCATCAGGCCCGCTTTAACAGCAGATTGCGCACCACTGGCGGCAGGTACTTGCTGCGCTCGCATGACATTGAATTGAATCCGAAGCATTTGCAGGAGCATGGTGTGGAGGAATTGATTGCGATCATCAAGCATGAGCTTTGCCATTATCATTTGCACATAGAAAAGCGCGGGTATCGTCACGCTGATCTGGATTTTCAACTGCTTCTGCGTCAGGTGGGGGGAAGTCGATACTGCCAACAGGTAGGAAACGGTCGGACAACCCTGCCATATCGATACGAGCTGGTATGCAAGGCATGTGGCATGAGCTACAAACGCAAACGAAAGATGAACCCGAGCCGTTATCGTTGCGGACGCTGCAAAGGAAAGCTGCTGCTGCACGAGCTAACGACGTAAAGAATCAGAGGAGGTTGGCTTTCTTGCGCGTCTTTTGACAGCAGGGGTATAATGAACAGACGAAAAATGTTTTCCGCGAAGGAAAAGGAGCGTTTGAAGTGGCACACGACGAATTTTCCCTGATCCGGCAATGGACAAGTCGTTCTGCGGGGCAGGAAGGGAACGGTTTAACCGTCGGGATAGGGGATGATGCCGCTGTCTTCTCCCCAGCACCAGAAATGGAAGTCGTGGCCTGTTGCGATGCGATGGTGGAGACGGTTCATTTTTTGAAGAAAACGATGAATCCTAGTGATATCGGATATAAGGCTGTTATCAGCAATGTGAGCGACGTTGCAGCGATGGGCGGGGTTGCCCGGTACGCGCTTGTCAGTATCGCGGTAAGTCCGCAATGGACGCCTGACGAATGCCAGCAAATCTATGAAGGTATTTACGAGGCTTGTCTGGCATATGGAGTTCGTGTCATTGGTGGCGATACTGTTTCTGCGCCTGATGCCCTACACCTGAGTGTTACCGTTTTGGGTGAGGTGGAAAAAGGGCGTGCCATTCGTCGTTCACAAGCAAAGCCTGGGCAGCTTGTTTTTGTTACAGGGCATGTCGGAACTTCTGCAGCAGGACTACATCTTCTCCTGCAAGGAGAGACTGCTGAAAGAGGTGTCTCTTTACCTTGGGAGACATTGATGAATGCCCATCAGCGTCCCGTTGCCCAAATAAAGGCGGGCAGACTGCTCTTGGAATCAGGGGCATGCAGTGCGCTAAATGATGTAAGTGATGGGCTGGCGTCAGAGCTGTGGGAGATTGCCGAGGCGAGCGGCGTATCGATTTTGGTCGATGCTGCAATGGTACCGATCCATGACGAAGTTCGGGAGTATGCACGGCACGTAGAGAAAGATCCGCTGGAATGGGCTTTTTATGGCGGTGAAGATTATCAATTGGTCGGAACGCTTGCGAAAAGTCACTATGAAGCCGTAAGCAAGCAATTTGCCGCTAGTGGTGTACCGTTTACTGTCATCGGTGAGGTGGTAGGAAAAACGCATGAGCCAGAATTGATGCTTCAGCGCGATGATCAACAGCTCCCGTTACCCAAAGCGGGATTCAACCATTTTAGGAGTGGATGAAAGAGATGAGCTATACATGGAGGCTCACGGGAGCGCAGGAGACGCAGCGCTTTGCCGAGCAACTGGCAGGTCTGCTTGAACCAGGTGACTTCCTCGCGATGGAGGGTGATCTGGGAGCGGGCAAGACGACTTTTACCCAGGGGTTGGCCAAAGGACTAGGAGTCCGACAAGTAGTGAACAGTCCGACCTTTACTATCATAAAAGAATATCAGGGGCGCTTGCCGCTTTATCATATGGATGTCTACCGGGTAGGCGATGATCCAGACTCTCTTGGTCTGGACGATTACTTTTTTGGAGAAGGTGTCTGTGTCGTAGAGTGGGCCTCTTTGATCGAGGATGTCCTGCCGACAGATCGGATGACCGTCTTCCTGCGTAGAGAAGGGGAGGAACAGCGGATGATCGAGCTGGTTCCTCAAGGGAATCGTTATGTGAAATTGTGTGAGGAGTTTGATTTTGATGCGCGTACTGGCGATTGATACATCGAATCTGGTGCTAAGTGTAGCTGTGGTAGAGGAAGAGCGGGTCTTGGCAGAAATGACGACGAACCAGCAAAAAAACCATTCCGTGCGTCTGATGGACTGTGTCAGTGAACTGCTCGATGCAACAGGAACAGCGCCAGAGGATCTCAGTGGTTTCGGGGTGGCAAACGGACCGGGCTCCTATACAGGTGTAAGAATCGGCGTTGCCTCTGCGAAAAGCATGGCTTGGTCACTGAATGTGCCAGTCATCGGTGTATCCAGTCTGGAGGTAATCGCCATGAATGGAACAGGCTTCTCTGGATTGATTGTACCGCTGTTCGATGCGCGCAGAGGTCAAGTGTATACCGGCTGTTATCGTTCCGATGGCATGGAGGCGGTACGAGCGCAGTCCACAGAACAAATCATCCTGTTGCGAGAATGGCTGCCACTGTTGCGAGACCTGGCGCAAGGAGAGCCGATCTTGTTCTTGGGTGAAGATGTAAGGCTGCATCGGGAGACGATTGTGCAAGAGCTCGGGAATCAGGCGCAATTTGCTTCTCCAGCGTTCAATCACCCGCGTGCTGCCCATATCGGCTATGTGGCACTGCGCAAGCTACAAGACGGCACAAATGCGCATGAACTGGTTCCGGAGTATTTGCAACTGGCAGAAGCAGAAGCGAAGTGGCTTGCCCAAAAGCAGGCGGGGGCCGTAAAGGAGTAAAAGCATGAGTCAACCAATCGATTTGGAATATCGTTATATGACGATGCAGGACGTTGGGGCTGTGGCAGAGCTGGAGCGCTTGGCTTTTACAACTCCATGGCCGCATGATGCATTTGTCAACGAGCTGACGAGAAATCCAAATGCACGCTATGTAGTCGTCGTTCACCAAAATCGGGTTATCGCTTATTGCGGCATGTGGATCGTGATCGATGAGGCACATATTACAAATATCGCTGTCCATCCACTATATCGAGGAAAAAAGGTTGGATTGGCACTGATGATCAAAATGATGGGTGTTGCCAAGATGCAGGGTGCCCATAGCATGACGCTGGAAGTTCGACCTTCGAACACAGTCGCACGAAACATGTATATCAAGCTCGGCTTTAAAGAGCATGGGCGGCGCAAGGGATATTATTCGGATAACAATGAGGACGCAATCATTATGTGGGTGACATTGTAATGAACAAGACGTATACGTCGCGCTACGAGAAGCGCATACAACAAAAATACGAAGCACATAGGGAATCAGGTGCTCCTACTTATATTTTAGGAATTGAAACGAGCTGCGACGAGACATCGGCTGCTGTCATCCGTGATGGTCGAGAGGTGCTGTCGAACGTCATCGCTTCCCAAGCCGATATCCATAAAAGGTTTGGTGGGGTCGTGCCGGAGGTGGCTTCTCGCAGACATGTAGAGAATATTACGCTTACCATCGAAGAGGCACTGACCGAGGCCGGGAAAACGCTGGATGACATCCAGGCAATTGCGGTGACGTACGGGCCTGGGCTTGTCGGAGCCCTGTTAGTTGGTGTGGCAGCAGCAAAAGCCATTTCCATGGCCAGAGGCATCCCGCTAATTGGTGTCCATCATATCGCGGGTCATATTTACGCGAATCGTCTGGTGCAAGAAATGGAGTTTCCGCTGATCGCACTCGTCGTATCGGGCGGGCATACGGAGCTTGTCTGGATGAAGGAGCACGGTCAGTTCGAGATTTTGGG is from Brevibacillus brevis and encodes:
- the thiL gene encoding thiamine-phosphate kinase, with the translated sequence MAHDEFSLIRQWTSRSAGQEGNGLTVGIGDDAAVFSPAPEMEVVACCDAMVETVHFLKKTMNPSDIGYKAVISNVSDVAAMGGVARYALVSIAVSPQWTPDECQQIYEGIYEACLAYGVRVIGGDTVSAPDALHLSVTVLGEVEKGRAIRRSQAKPGQLVFVTGHVGTSAAGLHLLLQGETAERGVSLPWETLMNAHQRPVAQIKAGRLLLESGACSALNDVSDGLASELWEIAEASGVSILVDAAMVPIHDEVREYARHVEKDPLEWAFYGGEDYQLVGTLAKSHYEAVSKQFAASGVPFTVIGEVVGKTHEPELMLQRDDQQLPLPKAGFNHFRSG
- the tsaE gene encoding tRNA (adenosine(37)-N6)-threonylcarbamoyltransferase complex ATPase subunit type 1 TsaE, which encodes MSYTWRLTGAQETQRFAEQLAGLLEPGDFLAMEGDLGAGKTTFTQGLAKGLGVRQVVNSPTFTIIKEYQGRLPLYHMDVYRVGDDPDSLGLDDYFFGEGVCVVEWASLIEDVLPTDRMTVFLRREGEEQRMIELVPQGNRYVKLCEEFDFDARTGD
- the rimI gene encoding ribosomal protein S18-alanine N-acetyltransferase produces the protein MSQPIDLEYRYMTMQDVGAVAELERLAFTTPWPHDAFVNELTRNPNARYVVVVHQNRVIAYCGMWIVIDEAHITNIAVHPLYRGKKVGLALMIKMMGVAKMQGAHSMTLEVRPSNTVARNMYIKLGFKEHGRRKGYYSDNNEDAIIMWVTL
- a CDS encoding SprT family protein, with the protein product MTDSELQMLVEQISSEFFAKPFRHQARFNSRLRTTGGRYLLRSHDIELNPKHLQEHGVEELIAIIKHELCHYHLHIEKRGYRHADLDFQLLLRQVGGSRYCQQVGNGRTTLPYRYELVCKACGMSYKRKRKMNPSRYRCGRCKGKLLLHELTT
- the tsaB gene encoding tRNA (adenosine(37)-N6)-threonylcarbamoyltransferase complex dimerization subunit type 1 TsaB, which gives rise to MRVLAIDTSNLVLSVAVVEEERVLAEMTTNQQKNHSVRLMDCVSELLDATGTAPEDLSGFGVANGPGSYTGVRIGVASAKSMAWSLNVPVIGVSSLEVIAMNGTGFSGLIVPLFDARRGQVYTGCYRSDGMEAVRAQSTEQIILLREWLPLLRDLAQGEPILFLGEDVRLHRETIVQELGNQAQFASPAFNHPRAAHIGYVALRKLQDGTNAHELVPEYLQLAEAEAKWLAQKQAGAVKE